The genomic region GTTTACAAATATTGGAGTTAAGCTTATATCCTCGTTTCTGATTGGGTATACCAATTGATTTAAGATCTCTCTTTAAGATTTCTCAAGAATTGCATCTCTGAAATCACTGCCTGTCTGTGGTCTAGTCCGGTCTGTGTTAACCTGTATTTTGTgagtctcagtttcaatatgtAGTCCTAAAGAAGTTTAAGCGTTTGTTTATAATACTACCATTCGGTTGATAAGCAACTTcttgttaaggttagggttaagttcagaatatattttagggttaggataaaggttatcgttagggtaagggttggtagatagttaaaatgttacggATATCCATAGATAATCTGtagaacatctacagacacTCTCAGGTCTTTTGTGGGTGATGTCGCCCCAGGTCGGTTCTGTCCTTTAGTTAGAATAGCTGTGCAGCTGAAATGGATCCAAGCACCTCCAATACACCTTGAATCAGAATTGAACAGATGCACTGTCTGGGTACAGGTGCAACAAAAATTCAGAATGTACCTTTTACTATGTGCATCAAGCTGTTTATGCATACAAGTTGATGCATACATTGGATAAGTCcaagggagatggagggagagactggAGATGAAAATAGACTGGAGATGAAGGGAGGCAGGGGGAGACCGGGTgaagaagagagacagggaggtggggagagacagagaccgtGTGAGAGAAAGACACTGGATGAGTAAGAGAGAGACGTGACAGAATGGCTGATGCCAGTACTGCTGCAGGGGAGGTGTTTGACACAATGGGGGCTTTGCAGCAGCTCATTTCCCCTGGGTGTACAATGCCTAAATATAGATCAGACTCACATTATCACTCGTATACCATCACTCACTACCACACTCTCACTTAACAAAGCGAGTTGCCAGCAAACACCTCGCCATGCTATCATGCACCAGCACACCATTGTTTAGTGGAACACAGCCATCCCAGTCTCCCAGAACTGATGAGCGCTGAAGAAGAACTTCAGAATTCCCTTTCAGAGCTTCACAGAGAGTTTAATGGTGTGTGGCTTATTATTCATGTAGAAGAATGGCCTCAGGGTTGGGTCTTTACTCATTTTGTCATTAGCAGACATttatgcactcacacacattgtTATATTAACCggcaatacattttaatagcaaGACAGATTTTTTAGGAAGGACGCTGATATCCGGACATTGAACTGTGCTTTCCCAATGTGGGATGGGTTTTGTGACAGGGGATGTTGCACGCCGATGATGGATTCAAGAAATGTACTGGGATGCAAGCgccaaaaaaggaaaatgtactTATTAATAATAGATAAACATCTGAAGAACCTTTTATGTCTTGCTGTTTCAACAGAATTGCACTGATTGTGTCCTGTTGGAACGGGGAAAAATTTAGACAGGACTTTGGCAGGGGACAAGCAAAGATGGAAAACGGCAGTGTTCCTTACAACTGTTAGTACTGGTGAAGGCTTCTGGGAGTTGGGGGGGGTTGGACTGCAACTGGATGGATTATAGCCGAGTGCTGTGGAAGTACACAAATGTacagataacacacacaaacataatgataacacacagacaggcaggcaaggACACCTAGCAGAACAGATAACATCTCCTCCACCATGACCGCTGACCAGGAGCAATACAATGCTAGTTGCTTTGCCCTTGACCCACACACTCCAGTATGACCGGTCTACAGATGTGACGGTCCCCGGCCTGCTGCTCTGCCCCTTAACCCAGTGGTAATATCAGATCGGTACAAGCCATAACCGGCAGTGCAGTCAGCCATACTGATGATTTCTCCATCAGGGATCCTATTACTTGTGATCactttattatttcaatgagTGTGTGGTCTAATGTTGGTCATGTTAGCCGATATTTCTTTGACCCACCAATTGTTCTTCTTTTTCCcgacaacattttcaaacaactcaggagtttgtgaatCCAATAGTAGACTTTATTAAGGTAATAAagccgtgctgatctgcagagcaaccaaccCATGTttgtctgcagaacaaccgactgCCAAACATTGATATTatctcctcccattatgctaatctctggatggatccttctccAATCTTCCACCAAGCCTCTGGGATCCGCCCCCCAAACCACTGTTGGGGGCGTGATGGTGACgtgatttctctcattctcccaagattttgccaagagaGTCATggacaagctacaggtccttctgtcctcaatatgagaacaacaaccactcattgcactgaccatgggaacagtAGTCGAGCCTGAGCAAGAGTAcagttcatcactctctcttaacaatttgcatgtttgggaaaataatatgagccctggttaaatgttttatcaattatgACTTAATATacaagtgatcacatgagacgttctgtctactcttcatcaggtcaatgtgaaataacaacattttatgaaaatatccctattAATGTTGGTCATGTTAGCCAATACTTGAGTGTGTGGTCTAATGTTGGTCATGTTAGCCGATATTTCTTTGACCCACCAATCTACTGTCTAGTGGAAGTTAAGGCTTTACTTTTTAACTTCACCTCACAGGAAATCACTGAAAGTGTTTTTGTTAAGAGGCTGGGTGATCTGTTACTTTTACCATTAGCATGGAAATTTATTTATGGGCTATTCCTGtgttatgtaaaatgtaatgtcataCATAACGGACAAATTAAATAGATTGTAcagtttggatgttttttttattgtgcctTATTGTCTGTCATCCAGCCAACTGATGCTTCTTCAAGTTGTGTAGATTTGCCTTAATTGCTGAAACAATGTGAACCCCATTCTGACCTTTCTGACTGGATacaaaaactatgaaaatgttgGTGTCAAACGAACATCCCACAAAGAAAGTAGAAAGGACTCCTGCTAACCAAGCCACAGACTTCTCTGTACTACCACATGGCCGTCATACCAGTACTTCAATTCTATAACCCTGTACAGCTTCTGACCCCCATCCGACCCAAGTTGTGAAACATGACTGCGAAATGTGTACATAATGGCTGTCCTCTTTTTTGCAATAATCCTTTAGTAGTTCCTTTATGCACAGGCACTAGACTGTGCCCACGTCTGTGTTATTTAATACCTCATAACGCTAGGGGACAGCTGTGAGTGGATGAAACAAGCTCTGAGCACTTCCTAAAAGCTATCAAATAGGATTGCCTGGAATTTCGTGTCTGTGCATTCAACGCTGCCGTAACCACAATTCATGCATTTTCCTATATACAGTGGTAAAATGAAATCCGCGCTCCAAAATATAAACCTAATGGATACTACGGAACATTCTtaaattacattctgttttggGATACTCCAGTTGATTGTATGTACTGTTGCCAAAAAGTCTCTCTTGTGTCTTTTTGTCAGCGTTTGTCATCTATAACTTCCTGAGCCTGTGTTATGAGTACCTGGGAGGGGAGAGCGCAATCATGGCTGAGATTAGAGGAAAACCCATAGAGTGAGTCCCTCTATCCATCGTAATTTGTGTTTCATTATGTGAGGTTGTGCACACACGTGTACAACAACTCTCATTAACTGATGCTTAAataggtgtgtgtttatacacagGGTGGGGGTACGTCTGTCTTCTTCTAAGAGGTATTTCTGTCATGTCTCCCCATGTGTCGATTCCCCAGGTCCAGTTGTATGTATGGTACGTGCTGTCTCTGGGGGAGGAGCTACTCCATTGGGTTCCTGCGGTTCTGTAAACAGGCCACACTCCAGTTCTGTGTGGTCAAACCCCTAATGGCCATGGTCACGGTCATCCTGCAGGCCTTTGGAAAGTACCGTGACGGGGACTTCAAGTAAGACACGTGGCTTCTAGTCATGCAGTTGTTGAGTGTCTCTTACAAAAGCATTATtcatttcatttccaaaaaagaagTCCCTCCAGGATTTTACAGAGATATTTTGGTGATATCTGGGATGAAATAAATTCTTAATTTTGGGGTcgcatttaaatatatttatttcccaATACGATCCAAACGATTTTGACCACATTACCCCAAGAATGTGCTGTAAAGGGAGAAATAGATCACAGAATCCTGGAGGGACTGACAGAGTGTGGGCTTCTGTGTAAATAGTTGTAAATCCATTAGAACCGATGTCTTGTTGGTCCCCCCAGTGTGAACAGTGGGTACCTGTACGTGTCCATCATCTACAACATCTCCGTCAGCTTGTCTCTCTACGCACTCTTCCTCTTCTACTTCTCCACGCGCCACCTGCTCAGCCCTTACAGACCCTTACTCAAGTTCTTCATGGTCAAATCTGTCATTTTCCTCTCCTTTTGGCAGGgtgaggcacacacacactcacacacacctaaatACAAATTGGGATTGTTTTGGTCATTGAAGCACTTTCGGCTGTGTATTATGAGTGGGGTCAATAATAGTCTATCCATCTCCAAGTCAGTACCATTTATACTATGGTACTATAGTCATTCTTTCTACTAGATCTGTTTATTCATCTGTTTATTTTCCAACAGGCATGTTGCTGGCCATCCTTGAAAAGTGTGGGGCCATCCCCGAAATCAACTCACCAGAGGTGTCAGTGGGAGAGGGAACAGTTGCCGCTGGTTACCAAAACTTCATTGTCTGTATAGAGATGTTCTTTGCCTCTCTGGCCCTGCGCCATGCTTTCACATACAAAGTCTACATGGAAAAGAGACTGGACTCACTCTCTCAGGGTAACGATTTTTACCGTTGTTATATAAAGTGGATCtctaaagtctacacacccttattgaaaatacagcttttttttgtttatgcTGAAATCAACACAATTTCAGGCCTTTTTCcccattaataaaatattttaacaaacaatatttaGGTGAGGTGGGAGGTGTTtctcacaacaacaaaaaaatatatattttgaaataggtAGTCCCgtgaggccacacctccaatcttgACTGGCCTTGTTTGAGGTCTGGAAACGTACCTCTTAAAAAAAGTTGTTAGGTAAACTTGTTGAAGGCAGGGTAAGCGTGGTTTCACTATTTCTTCCAACTGAATAGAgaacatttcctgaaagttttTTGTTCTTAACTAGGttgcaacatatcagaaaattattttgttttggaagAACTTACCCACACTTCTTTTTATATTATAGCAGAAGATTGCGACAGGAGCCACATCATTCAGTGTAACCGGTCCAATTAAATCATCGTTATTGTAGTATTGTAGATTTACCTaggaaaatgttgtttgtttctcaaagactgatGTGGTTCACCACAAACATGACATACATCCACAGATTTCTATGGGGTTTTATGTGGCGATTTTTGCTCCCCATCTTTCCTTCActagctactgttgcactgaaggcattattctcatgagcacctgtataagcccCTCCCAAGCATTGAATATGATTGGTTTAACGTGTTTTGAGACGTTTGTGAAAAAAAGTTTTCCATCCCTTTGCAACAAAAATCCTGTAGGTATTCCTCAGGCCTAGTGACTACGCAGGCCTGGTTTTAGGGGCTAGGATAGAGATGACAATGAATAGCTCAAGATATTTTGGTGCAAACCCTGCTGCCCTCTGCCTGAAAGCTGAAGTGGAAATTGGCTCTTCATGCAGCCTGGATCATATGCATGATGTACCATAACATCTACACTTAATTTATTGCAAAATATTAAACAACTATTATGCAGATACTAGTATGAATTCAAAAAAGGAATAAGAAACTAGtcatttaagaaaataaaacgTTATTAAATCAATGATGTGTGTCTAATTACGTTTTCATGATTTTCCATTAGTGCATTTTAACTTGTTTAATTGTTTGAAAATGGAGATACCATGGATCATTTAACAATTTGATAGTTTTAGGACCTATGCAGGAATCCCTGAAAAAGAATTTACTGTTCTTGTACATAGAAACTGTAAAATTGTTACTTTGCTAAACAGCCAGTCCATTTCTGCATTTCCATTGCATAACTTATCAGTTTATTTTTGTTCCAGAAATAGGATTAATCTTTCCCTGAACTTTTTACAGCACCTTAATTCCTTATAGgcatatataatttaaaaaggtcaGTCTTTGCGTAAGAAGAAGCGACATTTTCAATAAGGGTGTGAAGACTGGATATAAAGTGTACTATGGTGTCGAGCGACTTTACCTTGGTCCCGGTCATTGCTATTGTAGTATTTTCACAGAATGTCTCCTCTGTATAATGTCTTCTTTTGTCACTGACTCGCAATCCCTTTCTCTCTACTCCTTTGTCATCATACGGATCCCAATGTGTCCTCATCTCTGGATTGTGGCACATTTAACATCATTATTTCCCTTCCTCTCCACCCATTCGTCCTTGTTATCTGAATACAAACCTTTCCTTGTTCTTTTTGTAATCTCCCTCCTTGGTTCATTGAGCATACCACCTCTTCATATTCTTTGGGTcatttctttcctctttttttgTCTTCCATATCCCTTTGTCTCTTTCCCCATGCTGCATTCTCAAGGCCCAGTTCCTATATATGGAATCCACGGTAGGTTTAGCACTGATAATCTCTTCAGTCTTTTCACTCTTTTCTGCTTTTTACAATGGTTCCCTTTTTCCTAGTGTGTATTGAATGTTGCTCGTCTGTGAAATctgtttgttattgttgttgtttctgcTTATTTAAAATTCAGAATTCTAGTAGTGTTTCCCATTGTATTTAGGTCTCATGTTATTCACCTACTTTATTTAAAGAGATTGTCTGTTCTATTGGCTGTTCCTCCACCCACAACTCCCAGGTCGCTGTGCCCCCATGAAGAGCATTTCCAGTAGCCTGAAGGAGACGATGAATCCAGGAGACATGGTCCAGGATGCTATCCATAACTTCTCCCCCGCCTATCAGCAGTACACCCAGCAGTCATCCCTGGAACAGGGCCACTCTGCCCCGGCTGTGTCCCGGACACACAGCGCCATCAGTACTCGAGACAACGAGAAGACCCTGTTGCTCAGTTCAGAtgatgagttctaaacccacgcTGTGAACCGCTGACAAACAGTTGAGGCGCAGCACCACCCCTGGTCTTCTTCATATTGTACTGAGGCAGAGGATTTAGAACGTGTGTTCAGGGTTTGGTTATTCAATACCCAACCTTATGGCACAGCCTGGTCTGTTCATTTAATGTCATCTACTACACTTACTATAACACACATTCAGGATTATAAGTAATGGCTTGTCTTGATAGAGCATATGCTGAGGTATGTCATGGTTAATCCCAAACAGATTTGTACTTCGCTTTATTAAACAGACATTTCTGGTATTGATGGGAGTGATTTTATAATTAAAAAGCGGATCTTTCAGCGGGCTTAGATCACCTGAAGAAGACGCATACCAAATCATTATTAGAAGTCTACACTGTCGACGCATTGGATTTAATTTGCCTTTTTTGGTTTGACTTTCAGATTTTAGACCAGGTAATTCTTATATCTTTGTGGTGACCATGGTTACAGTTGGTTTTCAAGAGACGCAGCTGTGTGCATTATGGTGTGGTTGGGGTCATTCCCTGAGAGAGTGGTGTGGTTGGGGTCATTCCCTGAGAGAGTGGTGTGGATGGGGTCATTCCCTGAGAGAGTGGTGTGGTTGGGGTCATTCCCTGAGAGAGTGGTGTGGATGGGGTCATTCCCTGAGAGAGTGGTGTGGATGGGGTCATTCCCTGAGAGAGTGGTGTGGATGGGGTCATTCCCTGAGAGAGTGGTGTGGATGGGGTCATTCCCTGAGAGAGTGGTGTGGATGGGGTCATTCCCTGAGAGAGTGGTGTGGATGGGGTCATTCCCTGAGAGAGTGGTGTGGATGGGGTCATTCCCTGAGAGAGTGGTGTGGATGGGGTCATTCCCTGAGAGAGTGGTGTGGATGGGGTCATTCTCTGAGAGAGTGGTGTGGATGGGGTCATTCTCTGAGAGAGTGGTGTGGATGGGGTCATTCCCTGAGAGAGTGGTGTGGATGGGGTCATTCCCTGAGAGAGTGGTGTGGATGGGGTCATTCCCTGAGAGAGTGGTGTGGATGGGGTCATTCCCTGAGAGAGTGGTGTGGATGGGGTCATTCCCTGAGAGAGTGGTGTGGATGGGCGGCTGTGAGGGGTGGAGTAGTGGTTGTTGTGACAGCACTCGATCAGATTCTAGATTAAGAGAATTCTTCTCCAGCGTGAAGTGGCTGAAGCGGACAGCGTCAGAGTGATGACAGGCCAGCAGCACAGCAGTCGGGATTATATTGTCGTAGTTGGTAGCATTATTCATGTGGTGAAGATTAGGCCAGGATTATTCATATGGTGAGGATTAGGACAGCCTGTCATCCAGTGAGGCTCACCGTCACCAGACCTACACTGGCCTTTAATGTAGGTTTACTGCCTGGAGGAAATGCACCATTGGTTACATCTGTATGATTGGAGTAGTCAGACACTAAAAGCTATGCttcagtcatgtgaaaaattaaaacataagtaacaatgtttttttgtttcattacatgtttggatttttttaatcattttatgttatgtcatttatttttacaatcaaTAGAAATGCAGTTTCATAGTGTGGAAAAAGTAGGTACAGTACACCCCTACCTTCAATAGATGGTGTTGCCTCCTTTGGCTGAAATGCAGCTGTCAGGCTCATATATCAACTGGGAGGAATTTATGCAGCTTCTTTACAGTAGTGCTccaactgtgtcatgtttgagggcaTTCTTGCATGCACAGCGTGCTACAAGTCCCCACACAGCATTTCCACATAATTGAAATGCTGGCTTTAACTCAGCCATTTCATAACCctccatttttttctttttgagacGTTCTGTTTTAGGTTAGCTTTGTGCGTTTTGCATCATTctcctgttgcaagatccatgtttggttgACTTGACGTGAGGGCCTTACATTCTCCTGACAAATTATTTCATACAGTATGGAATTTATGGTAAACTCAATGGGCAAAGCAGTCCCACGCCATAATGCCACCACttccatgctttacagttggtaTTAGATCATTCTGTAAAAAGGCAGTGTTTCcagtgttttccaaaaacatggCATCTGGCATTGCGGCCAAGCAAGTCCATCTATGattcatctgtccagagaacattgttccagtagttctGGTTATACCCCAGGTGTAAAGAttgtgtcttgatattctttttttggATGCAGAAGCTTCTTGAGGTTGCCCCAGGGGTTTTTAGAGACTTCTATCAGCACCCTTTTGGTCAGCTCAAGGGCTGAATTGGTTTGGATGAAGAATTTGGTTGGATGCTGTCCTGTGTAGATCGCCAGTGGTCTTCTTCTTTTTGTTCTGTCAGACAGTGTCTTGCTTGGAAAtggcatcaataatctttcttctgatgCTCTAAAATAGgttacatacatacaaatatacacacacacacagaagtttTGTCTGTGTGATTTGTTTGATTGGATTACCTTTGGTCATTGAAGTAGCTCAGATGTCCATATGTACACCCTCCGGACAGATGTCCAACTAAATGAATCACGTTTAAAACTTATCAATAATTCTAGTTTGATATTGCACATTGAGACATTGTATCTCGACGAAAAGTGTAACTGGAAAAAAGATTCAGGTTTGTAATAATGTGTGGGTCAGTTTTAGATTCACCTTTAATGCTGTACAGCTGTTTCCGTTTTAGAGATGTGAATCATAAGTGCTTAGAGAGAGAAGGATCTTGCGTTACACATAGTTTAGCTTTGAAGTCATTATTGTAATTCATACAGACTAGGCTGCCATTATATAGTGAAGTCATGGTGAGTCACTATTCTTCCATGCTGAATCCTGCCACTAGAGAGCAGCAGGGATTCTAGTGTATTTGGTCATTAGagacacccgcacacacactccattaTCTATTAGTCAAACGGGCTGATGATAGTAATTTTCCTTTTAGTCTAcaca from Esox lucius isolate fEsoLuc1 chromosome 5, fEsoLuc1.pri, whole genome shotgun sequence harbors:
- the tmem184ba gene encoding transmembrane protein 184ba isoform X2; its protein translation is MIRLWRRDMSLSERLGVGEGKGSLLGVAPAPLPTMAAPGPNISWLPEAPLLTPDQPIFLMTPAAQALSGFFVWTALLITCHQIYMHLRYYSSPNEQRHIVRILFIVPIYAFDSWLSLLFFTNEEYYVYFDTVRDCYEAFVIYNFLSLCYEYLGGESAIMAEIRGKPIESSCMYGTCCLWGRSYSIGFLRFCKQATLQFCVVKPLMAMVTVILQAFGKYRDGDFNVNSGYLYVSIIYNISVSLSLYALFLFYFSTRHLLSPYRPLLKFFMVKSVIFLSFWQGMLLAILEKCGAIPEINSPEVSVGEGTVAAGYQNFIVCIEMFFASLALRHAFTYKVYMEKRLDSLSQGRCAPMKSISSSLKETMNPGDMVQDAIHNFSPAYQQYTQQSSLEQGHSAPAVSRTHSAISTRDNEKTLLLSSDDEF
- the tmem184ba gene encoding transmembrane protein 184ba isoform X1 → MIRLWRRDMSLSERLGVGEGKGSLLGVAPAPLPTMAAPGPNISWLPEAPLLTPDQPIFLMTPAAQALSGFFVWTALLITCHQIYMHLRYYSSPNEQRHIVRILFIVPIYAFDSWLSLLFFTNEEYYVYFDTVRDCYEAFVIYNFLSLCYEYLGGESAIMAEIRGKPIESSCMYGTCCLWGRSYSIGFLRFCKQATLQFCVVKPLMAMVTVILQAFGKYRDGDFNVNSGYLYVSIIYNISVSLSLYALFLFYFSTRHLLSPYRPLLKFFMVKSVIFLSFWQGMLLAILEKCGAIPEINSPEVSVGEGTVAAGYQNFIVCIEMFFASLALRHAFTYKVYMEKRLDSLSQGPVPIYGIHGRCAPMKSISSSLKETMNPGDMVQDAIHNFSPAYQQYTQQSSLEQGHSAPAVSRTHSAISTRDNEKTLLLSSDDEF